GCACAAAGGATGGGCTATGGGCTCAACGCTACAGCAACCAGGGTTGTCTTCAGAGCCCCCTACAACACCTCAGAGTCCCAAATCCTAAAGGTGaggatgtttattttttttaaaaattgggagtGTTGAAGGTGGGAAGATGGGGTAGAGCAGGCcggaactcaaaaaaaaaaaaacccttctcttTGGTAGGTTGGAAGCTATAGACTTGAAGTGATTCTAGCCAAGATGTACTATTCTCAGCCTTTAATTCGACTCATTGTAGACACCACAACTGCCTGTCCTTCTGGTAAGTGGCAGAGTTTTTCAGCCTgagactcatgaaacaatgttacATAATGCAACAAAATTGGCCACAACCCTGTAGGAGATGGTAAGCAAACTGTTGACTTGTTACTAAGAGTTACAGCTTCTCGATGTAATCTACATTTATTTTTGAATCTTCAAGTTTAGTCTGTTATGAAGTGCAAAATGTCAAACTTTACCTCCTTTCCTCCCAAAGATGCTCCTATCATAACCAAGACCTCGATCTTCTGGCTGACCCCTGCTATTCTCAACCCTCTGGTTCTTGATCTTTCGGCCTATAAAGATAGGGGTCTTTCCATGGGTGTAGATGGTAGGTTGCTTGACTCCAGTGTAATAGCGGCTAATGGCTACACCCTCGGTAGGAACACCACCACTGTGAACGTGACTGTGCCAATCGGTGCACCTGGTGGTTATACAGAGGTAAGTGGTACAATTTATGTGCCCTGGTACTATTCAGTTATATTCTAAAACCAATTCGGAAAGGTTGAGGTGCCAGAGACTGCTTCATTCGTGAACATTGTGAACCTGCATATTGTGGGCGCTCATGTTTTGAATCACATCGGAAACCCTCCTCCATGACTTGGGTTTGCAAACAACTGATTGAACATCTTTAAGTAGAAGGGTGGTCCTGACTTTGTTCTGCTTTCTTTTACAGAGTGATGTTGTGAACAATACCTATGGAACCACATACCATATACATCTCATGTTAGTGCACCACTGGCGTGGGACCACTGCTGACACCACCAGGCACTCTGTTATTAAACCTATCAATACCCCTTTTAAGCCCCTGCTGCCCATCTTCATAAATCGTGAGTACTGACTTGAACCTCAGAAtagctgatgggggggggggggatggttGGGTTACCAAGTTAGAGGAGGAGTTGGGGCTGCACTATGGGACATGGCGTCTAGGAACATAGTTGAATGTATTTTAGTTTAATTTCTGATGCTCTTGGACATTTCTTATGCAACTGGAGGGCTCTTGGATCTTCTGTAAATATAACACTCAAAGCAGAAGGTTATCCTTGTCCTACAGCAACAAATGCTAAACTTCTCGTCTCCATATTTCAGGAACGGTACCGGAAAACCACTACTTTAACGTGTCTCTGGGCAACTTCTTCCCTGACGTGGGTCTGAAGGCTTTCATCATAAGGAGAGTGATGGTCACGTTGGATGAGGCAAACCGGAGAGGTTTTAGAGTGCAAACAGTGGACAACGGAAATGGCACAAGGGCTTATGTCCTTCAGGTGCCCTTCAGTGATCCACTTGTGGAACAGATGGTAAATTTGACTTCACCCTGTTCAGTCTTCCTTTGCTCATATCTTGGGATCCAAGTGATGGCAAGTGTTTCTATAGGGCCTTATGCCATCCAATTTGCTTGCTTACTAGAGGGAAATGTCTATGCATAGTATTATGGTACTGTATCTTTGTAAAGGCTGCACATATTGTATCACACGGATATTGGAGAAAGCTCCTGTGATACTAGGTCAACCCCCCCACTGATGTCTGCAAGGCCTCTAGTTCCTAGTTGTTGCTAACTGtgattgcagttttagcctagcTTCTTTTCAATTTCCTTAACAATAAGTTAAGGGTGCTTCTTTGGAAACTCTGAAACTGCTGAATCCTTAACATCTTATGGATCAGATAAGAGCAATCTCCTATTttttcagtgttggactgagatTTAGCCtgagaaaaatgaaatgtaaCTACATCTGGACTACAACTGCCAGCATTCCCTAAGAATCTTCAGTTGGTGGAACGCTGGGAGCTGTAGGAGAACATCTGGACTACGGTTCTCCTACAACTGCCAGAATTCCCTATGAGTCTTCAATTGGTGGAACACCGGAAGCTGTTGGGAGAACATCTAGTGGGAGTCCATTGTGACTGGTTTAATTGACTTTCCTCCTAGTACCTGGATGGCAACAAGCGAATGTACATCCTTTATGTCACCTACATCCTGACCCTTTTAAACAAGAAGAAAGATTTTACATACACAGATGTGGTGGAGTGTGTGTTACAAGACGTGGGTGAGTCTGGTTCCAAACTGATGTCAAAAAAGTGTGTTGGTGGTCCATAAAATACACATTGAATAATGTAAAGTTTGATTGTAGAAATTAACTGAATCAATGCTTGAGCCTCAAACAtgatttacaaaaaaaccttAACTCCTTTTTAGTTCCTCCCACTTATGATAAAATCTGTGAAAAAGACCGCCTAATCCTTAACATGACCCGGGGGAACATAGATATGTACTGGATCCCGCATATTCGAAATCTACCACTGACTGCAGCCCTAGCAACATCCCAGAACTACAAGATTACCCAACGTGGTCCAATGTTACTGATTGAAATCCCGCTCTTCTCTGTAGGCCTGGCCTATGAGGTAACGCCATGTTTGTTCACCATAGTGGAATCCCCTGCTTCCTATTCACTTGTATAGGGATATTAGGGGCATATTGCTGTATGGTGATATTACTGTTGGGGTTGCACCAAATTCAGCAATCTATTTCGGatgttggggaaaaaaacctgaatttgatGGGCTTAGGTAAGAAATGCTATTTTGTCTGTGTCCTGTTCTTTAATCCACACCTGTAGGATATCTCGCTGAGGGGGATCAGGGCTCGTGTGGACTTTTCACTGAAGGACAATAAGACCCTTCAAGTTAGGAGCAGCTACTCCTTTGTGTGTAACTTTCCGACTGACCAGTTATTATGTAAGTAAGCTCACATGGCAACCATAGGCTTATTTTCATCCCCTGTGTGTTTTTTCCTCCTTGACCCCTTCTTTTTGGTCCTCTTGTAGTGTGTCTTCCCAATGGTACCATGAAAGCTACCGTATTCAGCCTTGACACCAAACCTCGCTTTGACCCCCGAGAAACCCATCTGAAGGACCCAACGTGCAAACCTCAGGAGGCTGATAATGATCGTGCTCTGTTCTCTTTCTCTGTCTTTTCCTGCGGCACAACTAGGCAGGTGCTGGAAGCTTATTCATACGACCACATACTGGCTttctgtgaagattctcattggTAGGGGAGTGGTACGGGGGTTGTTGGTACTGGGGCAGAACACTAAAGGTTTACATCTTCCTTACAGTTTGTTGGAGACTATTTGGTGTATGAGAATGAAGTTACATTTGATCGAAAGGGGTTACCTCCAATCAAACCGATCATCTCTCGAAATTCCACTTATAGGTGAGTAGAGTAGGTTTAGAATACCTTTTGtccaaggaaaatatttttggtaGGGGAAGGATTAATAGAAACAGATTTCGAGAAGAATTCTGTTGGAGGTCTTTCCTTCACTTATTACGAAGGTCTTTGAGTTTCTCTCTTGCCCTAGAGTAGTTTCTTTTATAACTCCTAGAATTGGCACCCTTACATTTGATCAAGGCACCCCCTATACCTCAAGAAttcaccctaattggccttcagattGTGCTCCCCCACAACCCCTAATTTGGGAccacagtttaggaaccactTACCTAGAAAATGCCACAAATAGACAACAAAATCATTTGTTTGCTCCTTGTGTAACTTACATTTAAAGGATTGCTATAACTTTTACTGACTCAATTCCAGTATTAACCTTTCTCAGACTGACTGAGCGCACCCTTCTCTCCTAGTCCTCCTAGTGTGTTTATAATTCCCTAGTTGTGCTCTAGGAATATTGTATGATGTTAAACAGGACTATCCAACAGAAGTCTCCATAACAAGGACAACACTTTTGAAGGGGATGGTTACCTACCTCACCTATTGCCCCAAACTTTGCATAAATTGCTTCTCTTTATAATTGTCCGTGTTCTGCCCGTTAAGTGAACACTACTCAATTTTTAGGTTTGACTCTGTCCTTACTGCCATAAATTTGTAACAGAAACTTTAAATTCCCTAAAGGACAAGTTCTACAGCAGTGGCTAATAGATTTATAGCAGAACTGAGTCTTTATGCTTCCTACGATTAAGCCAAATGGCGTCTCTCAAGCTTTGaattttgtgtaaatattttcCCTCTCTACTGACCATAAGGGACTATATAAAACCATATACACTATGTAAAGTAAGCATGATTGCACctgatagatacatgatagatactGACAAAGAGCAATAACTGATCATGCCATTCTTTCTTATCTTGATATAGGCTGACCCTGCGCTGTAGGTACCCTCTCATGGACACTCAACGAGTGATGGGTAAATACAACAATAGCGTCATTGGCCGCCGTGGGTTTTCAACTGACCCTATCAGCGAGCAAGCTAAAGGTGACTATGGCATGTAGGGACGACCACCAGTACTGTTTACTTTGCACATTGGTGGGGGGTGGAGAAGCCCAAGTTAATTCTCCCTTCCTTTTTATGCAGTTATTCGGAAGAGAGATGAGAACACACAAGCTTCCAATCTAAATGTAGCCAAAGGTAGGTCATCCTTTTCCTACTCTTGGTTGGTCTTCAAGCTTTAGTTCTCAAACTTTGTTCTCTGTAGCTTTTCATTTGCCTTGTTAACTAGAAATGAAACGGGCAATGTTTTAGTGTTCAACACTAGAAGTCTTCAAATGGCTAGCATGTTATGTTTGGTTGTGCCTTGGCTAGAATCTAGAACCTTCTACTTGCAGATAAGGCATTCTCTTCGTTCTACCATCCTGGGGACTTTCCAATACTAATCCAGCGAGAGGAGACCCTTTATTTTGAGGTGGATGATCGGAGAATTACGTCCCCCGCGCATAAGGTCAGACTGCAAGAATGCTGGGCAACCCCCTCCCAAAGGACAGACGGATTCCCTCAGTGGGACCTTATTGTGGATGGGTAAGTTAAGCAGCAGAGAGAGGGTTTAATCCCCATAGAACTTGAAGTGTCCTTGTCCCAGAAACCAAAAGTCCCACTCAGATTTTAGGAGTGAGTTGTTCTCCACATCTGGCTCAGGACAGTTCATTCAAAGCTGGTAGGTGTTTAATGTTCTATAAAACATGTTATTGACCATCCTATCTGGTAGGTGCgctcaaaaaggaaataattactcAGTAGACTTCATACAAGGCTCTCATTCACGATTCCAGCTGAAGATTGAAGGAGACCTGAGTGAACAGGTGGGTAAAACCTGCACTATATATTTTGCCAATGAAAGAGATTTGCCCCTAAATAACTTCTTCTTGCTACCCTGTACCAGCTGTACATATACTGTCAGGGTCTGATCTGTGACTCTCTACTTGAAGCCGAGCAATGCCGAAGTGTCTGCAATGAAGCAAAGCCCGGAGTGTGTAAGTGTTCTGGAATACCGTGTCTTTCTTATGTGTATATAGACCTCTCCTCTCCAGAGATGGAGTACTCTTCCCACCAACCTAAATATAGATTGACTGAGGGGACAAACCATCTAGAAAGACTGTCATTTTCCAGTGACATAAGTGCTTCCTTGTTATTGAACATGGTCATGGTGTAAGTTTGGTGCCAACTACTGTTATCACATACTCCTACGTACATACAACCATGTCTTTGTTGTATGAAGGCCAAACTCAATTCCTGTAATTGGATCAATATCTTCCACCTGGAATAATTAACACAATCTTCTGTATTGCAGGGAGAAGAACCGCCCCTGTGGTGGAGCCCTATGAGCTCTTATCTGCAGGCCCAATTCAGATTGGCACAGGAGAGGCTGAAGTACAGTTTCGGCATGTGGGTGAGTGTGGCTGGATCCAGAACTGGAAGGGTGGCCGTGGCATAAGTCAGGTTTACTAGTTTCATTCTTGTTATCTCAATACAGAAGAGAAGAGCTGGAACATGTGGATGTGGCTTCTGTCGGTTGGCCTTGCCTTCATCTCAGCTTTCACTGTCGGATCAGTTATACTCGCAGTACGGCTTTTtgtgtgttaaaaataaaacGTTTTCTAGTTATCTGGGTTTGTTTCATAATTGTTTTTTCCACATCAACCGCTTCTCACAAGTAGGATTGTTAGGAATACCTAGCGATTGGCTAGTTTGGTGACAGGACCCATCACACCCAGAATTCAGTTTGGCAATAAGCTGGATGCTAGAACTTTTAAGTCACGCACCTTTAAAATTCAGACACATTTTTTGCTAATCAGGGTTCAGAGTCTGGTTTTTCTTTCTATCATAGTATTCTTCGTATCAAATCAGATTCAAATGTTAAGCCCTCGTatcaaaaaaatctgctttttgaCAGATTTCAGCCGATGGGACTATGTTTGCCCAGGCCAATCTATATATTGGTGGGGGAAGAGAGGGAGAGAATATCCATAAGAAATAGTCTCTGTGCTGCCGTGGAGCTGTTGATGGAGGGGAGGTGTGGGAAGGGGGTGATGAGTAGGCAAGAACATAGCAAACTGTGCATGAGCTGCAGCAGAGGGAGAAGAAGATGGAGCAATAAAGGGTGGGGAAGGAGTGGTGCATGAAAAGGCAGGGCTAACAGTAGTCCAATAGCCTTTGTGCTGCAGCAGCAGAGCTTGTTAATGAAGGAGTTTGATGATGTATGAGGTTAGgttagggtgggggggggggagaataggAATATAAAAGGCAGAGCCATATGAGATAGTGTCTGAGCTGCAGTAGAGGAGGAGGATGATGTAGAGAAACCTGTTCAGGCAGGACTTACAGCCAAGGAAGCCCAAGTAATGGTCAGAGACATATGGAAGGAGCAGCCCATAGGATTTGGATGGTCCCCCTGCAGACTGGAAGCAACATAATTGCACTAGAATTTGCTGGATTTTCTGCAGCCAATGAATAAATTCATCATGAGCATCTCTCGAGTGAGTCTGAGTAATGGATTCCTTCATGTCTggcagttttttaattaatttttctgCCATGAATATTCCATATACATACCCtccttttacactttttttttttttggtgatcccgccaatgtataatttatttccttaactttacattttcctggatttttacaccatttctttttcctggtcccctgggttctactgtatatcactCCAGCCTTTCCACTGAGTTCTGTCTTTATTTGCAATATATTGTCTTCATAGTAATATAGGCACCTTCCTTAGGAATCGGGTCAATAACACGCGGGAAGATACTGTTAAATCTGCCACCCACCCAGGCATAGCCCAGAACTGCCCTCCAGCTTGGAGGATTAATGCACAATGCCAAGATGGCAAACTGAAGGCAGCAGGTGTGTGAATACAGGAGACGGGCTATAAATGTGAGCGTGGGTGGGGGGAGCAGAAAACAGCTGTATGTTGGAGAATATTGGCACCATACATGTGACCAGAACCACTCATAAGGAGAGCTCCTTTTTGTGATTTGGCAGCTACAAGATGCTGGATTCTGTTTCTCCATCTTGTGCAGTTCTTGAATCTGAACGTCCCTCACCAAATTATGGAATTCAGCTTCTGAGCATGATGCTCTACCATTGAGCAGATCAGTATTGGGTATAAGTACAGCAAAAGGTTTATAATTTGTCCCGACTATGTAAAGGTCCTACTTGAACTTGGTATTTTGAACTGCATAAGGGTAAGTACTGTTGGAAGGGAAGAACATATGTTgaacctggaaaaaaataccgaccttccacCAGGGATGCAGATATTGGCTTAGGATTTCAGACTTGATGATAATAAAAAGCACACCGATATTATTGCCATGAAGGTTACACCCAGGAGGAGCCAAGGACAATGTGAAACCCAAATCGCACACTGTAATCTATATAGGGGACACCGCTGACAACCAGTGATTTGGAGATAAACATGAGGTTGAGAaaagaccattaaaaaaaaaaaaaaaagtgttccagGCTTTGTGTAAATTACTCCAATCCTTCATGATGGTAGATTTATTATTTGATACTCTGATACATTCCTTAATTGTGTCTCCTAGGAAGAAGAGAAGCAGAGGCTGGATCAGTTTCTAAGTGATTTGGCTCTTCTGGGTTCATTACAGGTGTGTTGGGCCACACAGCACTATGAAATATGttgacgctatataaatacatgttgataataaatAATACCTCCAGTATCAATGCTTGTATCCCTATTACATTCTGGTTTAGAGAATTGCTAGTGTTATGTTTGTTGTATTGCTGTACAGCGAGACCAGAATAGGGTGGTCCCTCCCAAAATAGCTGCCTATTACACTTTACATCCTAATGGGTTTTAAGATCCTCCGTGACTGGTCATGCCTTCTTCTTTGTGCTCTTTCTCCATCACACCCAGTGGGAAGAACAGTTCTATATGGTTTTGTCCCAGAAATGGGAGAGAGTTTTTAAACACACTTGGCAGAGAGTGATCCTGTGCTTGTTAATATAAATAGTATCAATCCATACATCTACCCCACAAAGGGCAAAGTACCATTTAACTGCAAAAACCGCTGAATAAATAAGCGTATATATAGAAAAACCACTGTTATTTTGGATAGTCAGTCATTCCACTGTGAATATGTGCATGTGAAATGTCCActtataaaggataagtaaacctttaaaataagcgaatgtaaaattgatggtgttattctaagcacttttgtaatttacattcattattttcttttaattccaagatatcaaGGGATACATGAAGCAGAAAGGGGGGCTTTAATATCAGAGGGCgttcagctggttgatgagaacaaaaaaaagcagagattctgaacttttaTTTTTCGCCTATCTACACAAAAGAAGAACCAGTTAATGAATGTTTCCTTCTTAAttgtcccaattctagtaatacaactaatgatgcatggttcacacatgaggaaataaaaaagagactagaacatgttaagataaccAAAGGCCCgggccggatggtattcatcccagggtacttagcgagcttagctctgtgattgccaaacctctttacttaattttttaggattcattgaggtctggcatagtgcagagagactggcgaattgctaatgtggtgcctctattcaaaaagggatcctgttctcagcctcaaaactataggccagttagtctgacgtcagagGTAGGAAAGCtctttgaagggttaataaaggataagatactggacttaataatactatgagtttgtgccagcatggttttatgcttgatagatcttgccagattaacttaatttctttttatgagaaggtaagcagggactttgattctgggatggcagtggatgtgatttacttagactttgctaaagcatttgatacagtgccacacaaaaggttactggttaaattaaggaatgttggcctggaacatagtatttgtatctggatagagaactggctaaaagatagagtacaaagagtggtggtaaatggaatattttctaattggaccagtgttgttagtggagtacccgAAGGGCTTTGTACTATgtcttttgcttttcaacttgtttattaatgacctggagatgggcattgaaactacttgtcacgatcggcacccaaaatccagaaccaatgctaggctccctggtctcggctccctggtctcggctcttgcttccgcatttaacagccgcctttcacctcgggaggagccctcggctaattggatgccgccagatcTTATTAACAggggagccaagctaagggttctgtaccagcagaggggcacgatcgttagcaaagtcttttgggcagaaggtcacagttcagggAACAGACAGAAAGCCTAGTCAaaaccaggccgggtcggtgcaggcagaatacaaactgagtcaaacaggcaggggtcaaagctgggagatcaatcaagaagagtcaagACAAGCATGGGTCAGAATACAGATGCCAGAatagtcagttaccaggcagaaTAGCACAGAATAGCACCAAGGAACTCTCACAAgatgaacctataacgggcaatgaatcAATTACTGAAGTTACTTTAAATACCCTTTGAATTttacgccattgcgcgctgatgtcattACGCCAGTGCCACTGTGCCTATAAAGCCAGGAGATGCGCGCCGTGAGCGCCATAAGGAACCGGCATCAGGGAAGGAACAGGTGTCCCCGCCGGCCCCCTAGACCATCAGGGTAAGTCCTTACACTGTTTCTATTTtggcagatgatactaaattgtgcataactagggttttttgtagataacaagttgtctaattctgggcagtgtcattctgtggctactaaagcaaataaagttctgtcttgcataaaaaagagcattaactcaagggatgaaacataattatgtctctttataggtccctggtgaggcctcatctggagtatgggggcagggATTAGTAAGAAAgatatgagctggagagagtccaGAGACtaagggggacatgattacactttacaagtacattacaggacATTGTATGCCTTGAtaattgaataaaaatgaaataaataatgaatgtacattataaaAGTGCTAAGAATAACCCCatcatcaatttaacattcacttatttaaaaggtttacttattctatAGTGTTCACCGTCTCTACACCCTTTGGAGTTTACTGATTCACTGTCAATATGAGGAGATTATGAGTTTACTAATATAGGCTACTGACTTTCACCCATCTAACTCCAAAACAATGGCAGCCCATGGCTATATTTACAGCATTATCTCTGAGCGACACTGAAAGTCTTCCAAACCTTCTGAGGTGGATAATATCACTATTTCACGGTCATTGTTTCCCTTCCACACTTCCCGTCCAAATTATAATGTTCAGTGGGAGCTTCTCCCTGGGGAAACCAAAGTTCTCTTATGGCCAGACACCTACTGTAGCCTATGTCATCCTCATGTCATGTAAGAGACTGTGGCGGGTATCTGAAGAGACACTTTGGAGCAAGGTGGGGCTCATAGAAAAGTATGTGCATGTAACTGGAACCTTCTGTGAGTGAAGAATGGATGAAGTGCTAAAGCTTTCTCTTTATCCATCCCAACACTGGACCCCAATCTTTCTACCAATCCACTGGTTCTTTTCTTTTACCGTAGGGTTTCAGATACTTTCAGCCTTGGCTTAGAGGGAGAGAGGAGATACTTCTGACTGTTGTGAATGAAGATCTGGTGAGTAATCTTCTGAGGTGTTAGTTATCCCACAATGATACCTCCCATTCTGTCACTCCTCTTTGGTTGTCCCCTCACCTCCATCTTGATGTCTTTCAGAGCTGCCCATCACTTCCATCTCCTGTGTCTCTGAGCAGTGACTCCAGCTGTCATGTCATGGTGGGCGATGAGCAAGCTCCATACAGGTGCTAGAAGTATTTTTCTTGAATAAAGAGCTGAGTCATATATCCTGCCCAAATAATAATGTGCAGGCCATGGATTTGATCTAGATTTCTCTTGCCTTAGGGTTCCGCCTCATCTTCCTCCTGCATCTCCATGTGACCGAGAAATCGCTATCCCAGTAAGAGACACAAAAGCTTTATGAACCCATTCCCTGAAATTCGTTAACCTTCCATTCCCCCTAACTTACATAGAATCTATCCTTGCCTTTTAATGGACAGGAAACACATTGCACTCTGTTCTTATTGGCTGCTTATGCCAAGTATGGCCGGCCTTTTGTCTGGGTTAGGTCCAATCACCAGCGTCTGACTGGAACAGAGGAGAGTGATTGGCCATTGAAAGACACACCTCTCACACTTCAGTCTACTTCTGAATGGGACACTAAAGGTAAAGTCATGTCTTTGCAGGAAAGGAAAGTCTACCTTGCAGTTATTTTAAGGTTGCCATAATACTGTTCAGAAGACGcatatttaagatgttttagCCAAGTAACACCTATCATGGGACACAAGATGCTGTAAAATACAAGctttagaattaaaaataaaatagaatttttagaatAAAAGCACCAGAAATTTGGACATTTTGggtttgttaaaatgttttactttcctcacttatatggttttctgaggtcatcttaagctccccatagacgcgaagattcttcttgccgaacgaccgattttagggaagtccgactgatccttcgaaattatcgttcggttagtgggattcgaacgatcattcatcttacgatttttcggccgacatcaaactttgtcggtcccagtgcaatgtatctatgtttgcagggccaagcaggcagctcccctttgttttcctggcaaattggtctttttagttgatggtcaattcattcgattgttctgagaagatcgtggtctcacgattaGGATCtggtcttttaaaaatctcaacatctatggccatcttaactctcACGGGTTTTTAACACATAATGCAGGCAGTGTGCTAAGGTTAATTTAGAAGAAGTGTCGCCCAATGGAATTAGAATTTCCTAATCAGCACAAGTACATACAATGTATTTCTGATATACATCTACAGTATTAATAAAAATGGCCAATTGTTTAGGTATTTAGATTCATCCATCTTCTTACTGAAGTAGAATTGCAAAACAATGAAATTATCTTGTGTTTTCCAGTGATAATGAAATATTGTGTTTTTCCGGAGTAAATATTCCTTTCAGCAGATGATAGTGTCTTTATAAAAGTGGAAGAAAGCGGAGTGGCCCAGTCCCTCTCTactaaacaaaatacacaaaataaatggGTGTGTGAGTGAGGTTACATTTACATCCTCTATATAAACAGTAACCCCCCGGCTCACAGTCAGTCTGTCTGTCACTTACAGATGTTGGTGTGTGGCACGTGATCTGGGATGCGGTTAGAGCCTGTGTGACTCCACCCCCGCGGAACCCGTTGGCTGTTGACTTTGTTTACCTTCGGTCGCTTTCCCTCCCAGAAGCCTGTCTCTCTTCGGGAGCCCTTATTGTGTTTTTCCATCGCCTGTTGCTGCGTGAACCTCAAGGGACGACGATATTCAGCAATGG
Above is a genomic segment from Xenopus laevis strain J_2021 chromosome 3L, Xenopus_laevis_v10.1, whole genome shotgun sequence containing:
- the LOC108711779 gene encoding uncharacterized protein LOC108711779 translates to MNKFIMSISREEEKQRLDQFLSDLALLGSLQGFRYFQPWLRGREEILLTVVNEDLSCPSLPSPVSLSSDSSCHVMVGDEQAPYRVPPHLPPASPCDREIAIPETHCTLFLLAAYAKYGRPFVWVRSNHQRLTGTEESDWPLKDTPLTLQSTSEWDTKDVGVWHVIWDAVRACVTPPPRNPLAVDFVYLRSLSLPEACLSSGALIVFFHRLLLREPQGTTIFSNVWEQLGEVTRLHAQTLQALKDQKLIQNVL
- the zpy1.L gene encoding uncharacterized protein zpy1.L isoform X2, producing the protein MAFTLPLRFVWLCFLLPPCIVLSANFPSGVSKAECLNRVFWIWVDKDFIGSREWHLEAFNETGPPVLLDDELASQCGYSITNDIYGNLEIRISFLACWVLNVNDLQFDLKVQVLVRQGGGFIPYPVSLSCRITDPWNVREVLCEENFMEVSVRRIVPWIVDWMTEDLQAVWPVTEGGITQRWQVEFQMSDLRIITMSAIEAQRMGYGLNATATRVVFRAPYNTSESQILKVGSYRLEVILAKMYYSQPLIRLIVDTTTACPSDAPIITKTSIFWLTPAILNPLVLDLSAYKDRGLSMGVDGRLLDSSVIAANGYTLGRNTTTVNVTVPIGAPGGYTESDVVNNTYGTTYHIHLMLVHHWRGTTADTTRHSVIKPINTPFKPLLPIFINRTVPENHYFNVSLGNFFPDVGLKAFIIRRVMVTLDEANRRGFRVQTVDNGNGTRAYVLQVPFSDPLVEQMYLDGNKRMYILYVTYILTLLNKKKDFTYTDVVECVLQDVVPPTYDKICEKDRLILNMTRGNIDMYWIPHIRNLPLTAALATSQNYKITQRGPMLLIEIPLFSVGLAYEDISLRGIRARVDFSLKDNKTLQVRSSYSFVCNFPTDQLLLCLPNGTMKATVFSLDTKPRFDPRETHLKDPTCKPQEADNDRALFSFSVFSCGTTRQFVGDYLVYENEVTFDRKGLPPIKPIISRNSTYRLTLRCRYPLMDTQRVMGKYNNSVIGRRGFSTDPISEQAKVIRKRDENTQASNLNVAKDKAFSSFYHPGDFPILIQREETLYFEVDDRRITSPAHKVRLQECWATPSQRTDGFPQWDLIVDGCAQKGNNYSVDFIQGSHSRFQLKIEGDLSEQLYIYCQGLICDSLLEAEQCRSVCNEAKPGVWRRTAPVVEPYELLSAGPIQIGTGEAEVQFRHVEEKSWNMWMWLLSVGLAFISAFTVGSVILAVRLFVC
- the zpy1.L gene encoding uncharacterized protein zpy1.L isoform X1 — protein: MAFTLPLRFVWLCFLLPPCIVLSANFPSGVSKAECLNRVFWIWVDKDFIGSREWHLEAFNETGPPVLLDDELASQCGYSITNDIYGNLEIRISFLACWVLNVNDLQFDLKVQVLVRQGGGFIPYPVSLSCRITDPWNVREVLCEENFMEVSVRRIVPWIVDWMTEDLQAVWPVTEGGITQRWQVEFQMSDLRIITMSAIEAQRMGYGLNATATRVVFRAPYNTSESQILKVGSYRLEVILAKMYYSQPLIRLIVDTTTACPSDAPIITKTSIFWLTPAILNPLVLDLSAYKDRGLSMGVDGRLLDSSVIAANGYTLGRNTTTVNVTVPIGAPGGYTESDVVNNTYGTTYHIHLMLVHHWRGTTADTTRHSVIKPINTPFKPLLPIFINRTVPENHYFNVSLGNFFPDVGLKAFIIRRVMVTLDEANRRGFRVQTVDNGNGTRAYVLQVPFSDPLVEQMYLDGNKRMYILYVTYILTLLNKKKDFTYTDVVECVLQDVVPPTYDKICEKDRLILNMTRGNIDMYWIPHIRNLPLTAALATSQNYKITQRGPMLLIEIPLFSVGLAYEDISLRGIRARVDFSLKDNKTLQVRSSYSFVCNFPTDQLLLCLPNGTMKATVFSLDTKPRFDPRETHLKDPTCKPQEADNDRALFSFSVFSCGTTRQFVGDYLVYENEVTFDRKGLPPIKPIISRNSTYRLTLRCRYPLMDTQRVMGKYNNSVIGRRGFSTDPISEQAKVIRKRDENTQASNLNVAKDKAFSSFYHPGDFPILIQREETLYFEVDDRRITSPAHKVRLQECWATPSQRTDGFPQWDLIVDGCAQKGNNYSVDFIQGSHSRFQLKIEGDLSEQLYIYCQGLICDSLLEAEQCRSVCNEAKPGVSGRRTAPVVEPYELLSAGPIQIGTGEAEVQFRHVEEKSWNMWMWLLSVGLAFISAFTVGSVILAVRLFVC